In Neosynechococcus sphagnicola sy1, the following proteins share a genomic window:
- a CDS encoding glycosyltransferase → MPANSWPENDSCNEFEAIDTLLAELSTFSEADETPHPVQGQFQGRRRKAAIVLVIIWSGTIALHLVSWGIWLVLALTTVMGVHALRILLARPLSVSEWTTASKPETDTLAETWPLISLLVAAKNEEAVIGNLIRTLCNLDYPVSRYELWVIDDNSTDQTPVILEQFTGKYPQLKVLRRPPGASGGKSGALNQVLPLTMGDIVGVFDADAQVTPDLLQRLLPLFVRPAVGAVQVRKDIANAPTNLWTQGQAAEMALDSYFQQQRVAIGGIGELRGNGQFVRRTALEGCGGWNEETITDDLDLTLRLHLHNWDVDFLLAPAVSEEGVTRAISLWHQRNRWAEGGFQRYLDYWQLLFQNRLGKAKTFDLILFWITQYLLPTAAIPDSLMAIARSRLPILTPITALTIGLSLAGMFLGLRRIQQRSYVTTLLQTLYGTFYMLHWLVIVASVTMRMSIRPKRLKWIKTIHQGSHTAEVGQSQN, encoded by the coding sequence ATGCCAGCGAATTCTTGGCCCGAAAACGATTCTTGCAACGAGTTTGAGGCGATAGATACTCTGCTTGCGGAGCTCTCGACCTTTAGCGAAGCGGATGAAACCCCTCATCCAGTTCAGGGGCAGTTTCAAGGTCGCCGTCGTAAGGCGGCGATCGTCCTAGTGATCATTTGGAGTGGTACCATTGCCCTCCACTTAGTTTCTTGGGGCATCTGGTTAGTCCTAGCCTTAACCACGGTCATGGGGGTTCATGCCCTGCGCATCTTACTGGCTCGTCCTCTGTCAGTGTCTGAATGGACGACGGCGAGCAAACCTGAGACGGACACCCTGGCTGAAACCTGGCCGCTGATTTCCTTACTGGTCGCCGCCAAAAATGAAGAGGCTGTGATTGGGAATCTGATTCGTACCCTTTGTAATCTGGACTATCCCGTCAGTCGCTACGAACTCTGGGTGATCGATGACAACAGTACGGATCAAACCCCTGTCATCTTGGAGCAGTTCACTGGAAAATATCCCCAACTGAAAGTATTACGACGTCCCCCCGGTGCTTCTGGGGGTAAATCCGGTGCCTTAAACCAAGTGTTGCCCCTGACCATGGGTGACATCGTTGGAGTCTTTGATGCCGATGCCCAGGTGACACCGGATCTCCTCCAACGTTTGTTGCCTCTGTTTGTCCGTCCAGCCGTGGGCGCGGTTCAGGTACGTAAAGATATTGCCAATGCCCCTACCAATCTTTGGACCCAGGGACAGGCAGCGGAAATGGCTCTGGATTCTTACTTTCAGCAGCAGCGAGTTGCCATTGGCGGTATTGGGGAGTTGCGCGGCAATGGTCAATTTGTCCGCCGCACGGCTCTGGAAGGATGTGGGGGTTGGAATGAGGAGACGATTACAGATGACTTGGATCTCACCCTGCGCCTCCATCTTCACAACTGGGATGTTGACTTTCTCCTCGCGCCCGCCGTGTCTGAGGAGGGGGTGACCCGTGCGATCTCCCTTTGGCACCAGCGAAATCGTTGGGCAGAAGGGGGATTCCAGCGTTATCTAGACTATTGGCAACTGTTATTCCAGAATCGCTTGGGCAAAGCTAAAACCTTTGATCTCATCTTGTTTTGGATCACGCAATATCTGTTGCCAACAGCTGCCATTCCCGATTCCTTAATGGCGATCGCCCGCAGTCGCCTTCCAATCTTGACTCCCATTACCGCCCTGACGATTGGGCTTTCCCTGGCGGGGATGTTCTTGGGTCTGCGGCGGATTCAGCAACGTTCCTACGTCACCACCCTTCTACAAACCCTCTACGGCACTTTTTATATGCTGCACTGGCTGGTCATTGTTGCCAGTGTCACGATGCGGATGTCCATTCGTCCCAAGCGTCTAAAGTGGATAAAGACAATACACCAGGGTTCCCACACCGCTGAGGTCGGTCAGTCCCAGAACTAG
- a CDS encoding DNA polymerase III subunit gamma/tau has translation MTYEPLHHKYRPQTFAQLVGQTAIATTLTNALRQQRIAPAYLFTGPRGTGKTSSARILAKSLNCIQEDRPTEHPCGVCEVCLSIIRGAALDVIEIDAASNTGVDNIRELIERAQFAPVQCRYKVYVIDECHMLSVAAFNALLKTLEEPPPRVVFVLATTDPQRVLPTIISRCQRFDFRRIPLEAMVGHLGAIAHQEQIQITPDALELVGQIAQGGLRDAESLLDQLSLLPGPVRVEQVWDLVGAVPERDLLTLVQAIAQDQPEQILDQARHLMDRGREPLIVLQNLASFYRDLLIAKTAPTRQDLVAITAPTWLQLCEFVQGFDLATILVGQQHLRTAELQIKNTTQPRLWLEVTLMGLLPSAQILSLKSQAPPPASASLATPPLTPPAAITSSSPPQPPKTSLAPIPQQSLTEAAPKPSDFADPQLDATTELTQIWNTVIEEVQPYSTQVLVRQQCRLLAFRSQDARVAVSSQPLLKITQGKLPNLEAAFEKVFQRKVKVTLEVASSPEQPLTPAPLPIDNGQYQNRAPVNEMPLPPLVAPPPPTLASHSLPMAAAAPPPKIGEAATPPSTPEPQDSEVPPTPTAGLSQSFTWQPEDEVTRAAKSLADFFRGQIVSLESGSTAPEAIASDPLPIWEEPDGDGETSF, from the coding sequence GTGACCTACGAACCGCTTCACCATAAGTATCGACCCCAAACCTTTGCCCAGTTGGTGGGGCAAACCGCGATCGCCACCACCTTGACAAACGCACTGCGCCAGCAACGGATCGCCCCAGCTTACCTATTTACCGGGCCACGGGGAACGGGTAAAACTTCCAGTGCCCGGATTCTTGCCAAGTCTCTCAACTGTATTCAGGAAGATCGACCCACGGAACACCCCTGCGGAGTCTGTGAAGTTTGTCTGTCCATCATCCGCGGGGCAGCACTGGATGTGATTGAAATCGATGCCGCCAGCAATACCGGGGTCGATAACATCCGGGAGTTGATTGAACGAGCTCAATTTGCCCCCGTCCAATGTCGTTACAAAGTCTATGTGATCGATGAATGCCACATGTTATCGGTGGCGGCCTTCAATGCTCTGTTGAAAACTTTGGAGGAACCCCCGCCCCGGGTTGTGTTTGTCCTAGCGACCACCGACCCCCAGCGGGTTTTACCGACGATTATTTCCCGCTGTCAACGGTTTGATTTTCGTCGCATTCCCCTAGAGGCGATGGTGGGGCATTTGGGGGCGATCGCCCACCAAGAGCAGATTCAAATTACCCCCGATGCCCTGGAACTGGTGGGTCAAATTGCTCAGGGAGGACTGCGAGATGCGGAGAGTCTCTTAGATCAGTTGAGCCTCTTGCCCGGCCCCGTGAGGGTGGAACAGGTATGGGATCTGGTGGGCGCGGTGCCAGAGCGGGACTTACTCACCCTGGTGCAGGCGATCGCCCAGGATCAGCCAGAACAGATCCTCGATCAGGCTCGCCACCTGATGGATCGGGGTCGGGAACCCCTGATTGTGCTCCAAAATTTAGCTAGCTTTTACCGGGACTTGCTGATTGCCAAGACCGCCCCCACTCGCCAGGACTTGGTAGCCATTACGGCCCCCACCTGGTTACAACTCTGTGAATTTGTCCAGGGGTTTGATCTGGCAACCATTCTAGTAGGGCAGCAACATCTACGAACCGCAGAACTGCAAATCAAAAACACCACCCAGCCGCGCCTGTGGCTAGAGGTCACCCTGATGGGGTTACTTCCTTCAGCCCAAATCCTGTCCCTAAAATCCCAAGCCCCACCTCCAGCATCCGCCAGTCTTGCGACCCCTCCGCTAACGCCGCCAGCTGCAATCACGTCATCATCTCCACCTCAGCCCCCCAAGACAAGCCTCGCCCCAATACCGCAGCAATCGCTGACAGAAGCAGCTCCAAAACCCTCTGACTTCGCCGATCCGCAGCTAGATGCCACAACCGAACTCACCCAGATCTGGAATACGGTGATTGAGGAGGTGCAACCCTATTCAACCCAGGTACTGGTCCGACAACAGTGTCGCTTGCTAGCGTTTCGGAGCCAGGACGCCAGGGTTGCGGTTAGTTCCCAGCCCCTCCTCAAGATTACCCAGGGAAAACTTCCCAATCTGGAAGCAGCCTTTGAAAAAGTTTTCCAGCGCAAGGTTAAAGTCACCCTAGAGGTTGCCAGTTCTCCCGAGCAGCCCCTGACTCCCGCACCTCTGCCCATTGACAATGGACAGTACCAGAATCGCGCCCCGGTAAATGAGATGCCGCTGCCACCTCTGGTCGCCCCGCCGCCGCCAACCCTTGCTTCCCATTCACTGCCGATGGCTGCCGCCGCCCCTCCTCCGAAAATAGGGGAAGCGGCAACTCCGCCTTCGACACCAGAACCTCAAGACTCAGAGGTACCACCCACCCCCACAGCAGGTTTGAGCCAGAGCTTCACCTGGCAACCCGAGGACGAAGTTACCCGAGCCGCCAAGAGCTTGGCCGATTTTTTTCGCGGCCAGATCGTAAGTCTAGAGTCGGGATCAACCGCTCCCGAAGCGATCGCCAGCGATCCTCTGCCCATCTGGGAAGAGCCAGATGGGGATGGCGAAACTTCCTTCTGA
- a CDS encoding FAD-binding protein gives MVDSRGHRFAFDYHPSGELAPRDVVSRAIYSHLQTFAHRYPDHPAHVWLDLRPLPPETLHHRFPNILRVCQQWGIDVTQQRIPVAPAAHYWMGGITTDLVGQTSIPGLYAVGETASTGVHGANRLASNSLLECLVFGMQMAELPLGREGCKIPALSNPLRPALQLPPNLLTLPQIHAIHSLRQQLPQLIWQGAGICRQLLDLQRAIAQVTDWRQSFAAFPLSQFLASLPPGVSWELPADPEPAASLRYWGETQNLLDIADGILQSALFRTESRGSHYRLDYPHTQTSWQVHTLVQGDRLWQSAPIPQ, from the coding sequence TTGGTTGACAGTCGGGGGCATCGATTTGCCTTTGACTACCATCCCAGTGGGGAATTAGCCCCCAGGGATGTCGTCAGTCGGGCGATTTACAGTCATCTGCAAACCTTTGCCCACCGCTATCCAGATCACCCAGCCCATGTCTGGCTAGATCTGCGTCCCCTACCCCCAGAAACGCTGCACCACCGCTTCCCTAACATTCTGCGGGTCTGCCAACAGTGGGGGATTGATGTTACCCAGCAGCGGATTCCGGTGGCTCCTGCTGCCCATTACTGGATGGGGGGAATTACGACGGATCTCGTCGGGCAGACCTCCATCCCAGGTCTCTACGCGGTGGGGGAAACGGCTAGTACGGGGGTGCATGGTGCCAATCGTCTGGCGAGTAATTCCCTGCTGGAGTGCCTGGTCTTTGGGATGCAAATGGCGGAATTGCCCCTAGGGAGAGAGGGCTGCAAGATTCCAGCCCTCTCAAATCCTCTCCGGCCAGCCTTGCAGCTGCCACCCAACTTACTCACCCTGCCTCAGATCCATGCGATCCATTCCCTGCGCCAACAACTCCCCCAACTCATATGGCAAGGGGCGGGGATCTGTCGGCAACTTCTCGATCTCCAGCGGGCGATCGCCCAAGTCACAGATTGGCGACAATCCTTTGCCGCTTTCCCCCTCAGCCAATTTCTAGCATCCTTGCCTCCTGGTGTCTCCTGGGAGTTACCTGCTGACCCAGAACCTGCTGCCAGTTTGCGGTACTGGGGTGAGACCCAGAACCTGCTGGACATTGCCGATGGGATTTTGCAGAGTGCGCTCTTTCGCACCGAAAGTCGAGGCAGTCATTATCGCTTGGATTATCCCCATACCCAGACGTCATGGCAGGTGCATACCCTGGTTCAGGGCGATCGCCTCTGGCAGTCTGCCCCGATTCCGCAATGA
- a CDS encoding FAD-dependent oxidoreductase, with protein MASLSRLSSPFDVLIIGGGAAGLYAALCLPPTLRVGLITKDSLSLSASGWAQGGIAVAISADDSPQLHIQDTLRAGAGLCEPDAVELLVQQAPRCIQKLLDMGVGFDRGQQGELALTLEAAHSRRRVLHAADTTGQAIITTLIHQVLQHSHIHLFSETFVLNLWMDAQGHRCQGVSLVHGDRILWVRANAVILATGGGGQVYAQTTNPQGSTGDGVALAWRAGAEVRDLEFVQFHPTALTCPGAPRFLISEAVRGGRGTLG; from the coding sequence TTGGCATCGTTATCCCGGCTGTCCAGTCCTTTTGATGTCTTGATTATCGGTGGTGGAGCAGCTGGACTGTATGCAGCCCTGTGTTTGCCCCCAACGCTTCGTGTGGGACTGATCACGAAGGATTCCCTGTCGCTGTCTGCCAGTGGGTGGGCACAGGGGGGCATTGCTGTCGCCATCTCGGCAGATGACTCCCCCCAGTTACACATTCAGGACACCCTGCGGGCAGGGGCGGGGCTCTGTGAACCGGATGCGGTGGAACTACTGGTACAGCAAGCCCCCCGGTGTATTCAAAAGCTCCTAGACATGGGGGTGGGATTTGATCGGGGACAGCAGGGAGAACTGGCACTCACCTTAGAAGCAGCCCACTCCCGACGACGGGTGCTCCATGCGGCTGATACCACGGGGCAGGCGATCATCACCACCCTGATTCACCAGGTCTTACAGCACTCCCACATTCATCTGTTCTCAGAAACCTTTGTCTTGAATCTATGGATGGATGCTCAGGGACACCGCTGTCAGGGAGTCTCATTGGTTCACGGCGATCGCATTCTCTGGGTTCGAGCCAACGCAGTGATTTTAGCCACCGGAGGCGGAGGTCAGGTCTATGCCCAAACCACAAATCCCCAGGGGAGCACCGGAGATGGGGTGGCGCTAGCTTGGCGGGCAGGGGCTGAAGTTCGGGATTTAGAATTTGTGCAATTTCATCCCACGGCTCTCACCTGTCCGGGAGCCCCACGATTTCTCATCAGTGAAGCAGTGCGGGGGGGAAGGGGCACACTTGGTTGA
- the psbU gene encoding photosystem II complex extrinsic protein PsbU: protein MKRFIHLLTVLSLGIGLLGWFGLPQPALAIDFNQVRATAVLAVEEPIRNTVDDKLGTDFGKKIDLNNTNVRAFRQYAGMYPNLARIIVENAPYASVDEVLAIPGLNDVQKSVLQSNLGNFTVTDVESALVEGGDRYNNGIYR, encoded by the coding sequence ATGAAACGATTCATTCACTTATTGACGGTTTTGAGTTTAGGCATTGGATTACTGGGATGGTTTGGCCTCCCTCAGCCTGCCCTTGCTATAGATTTCAATCAGGTACGTGCCACCGCAGTTTTAGCCGTGGAAGAGCCGATCCGAAATACAGTGGATGATAAGCTCGGCACTGATTTTGGTAAAAAGATTGATTTGAATAACACCAATGTCCGTGCCTTTCGTCAGTATGCGGGAATGTATCCGAACCTCGCTCGCATCATTGTGGAAAATGCCCCCTATGCGTCCGTGGATGAGGTGCTAGCCATCCCTGGCTTAAACGATGTCCAGAAATCGGTCTTGCAGAGCAATCTGGGGAATTTTACCGTCACGGATGTCGAATCGGCGCTGGTGGAAGGGGGCGATCGCTACAATAACGGGATCTATCGCTAA
- a CDS encoding adenylate/guanylate cyclase domain-containing protein yields MPCCSIWKRGNFYLIDLGSRNGSFINGRRVSIPVILHNGDHLTFGQSELEFCCPSHAPVATDNSGSKEYTATAALHVRSLISVLVVDIRNFTVLARQMDEKILSELIGTWFRRAGDIIREHGSWVDKYIGDAVMAVWIHGTQGVGHREMLQILQALQSFHHMTSELCNLYPVPFQLRVGAGINTGYAMVGNTGSGDRPDYTALGDTVNEAFRLETITKQISLDFALGETTYRLLSKLLGHHNIFQQHQVSLKGYESPMLTYAGSFEDLSSFIVNMLEFPCASEWVELSQLENLGTAKETETYYS; encoded by the coding sequence ATGCCATGTTGCAGTATATGGAAACGGGGGAATTTTTATCTGATTGACTTGGGCAGTCGGAATGGTTCTTTTATCAATGGTCGTCGGGTCAGTATTCCAGTCATTTTGCACAATGGCGATCACCTCACCTTTGGTCAGAGTGAACTAGAGTTCTGTTGCCCCTCCCATGCACCTGTGGCCACCGACAACTCTGGCTCTAAGGAATACACGGCGACCGCAGCTCTCCACGTCCGCAGCCTGATTTCGGTGCTGGTGGTGGATATCCGTAACTTCACCGTGTTAGCACGGCAAATGGATGAGAAAATTCTCTCGGAGTTGATTGGCACCTGGTTCCGGCGGGCAGGGGACATTATTCGGGAGCATGGAAGCTGGGTTGACAAATACATTGGTGATGCCGTCATGGCCGTCTGGATTCACGGCACCCAGGGGGTGGGTCACCGAGAAATGCTCCAGATTTTGCAGGCTCTCCAAAGTTTTCATCACATGACCAGCGAACTGTGCAACCTCTACCCCGTGCCTTTCCAGTTGCGGGTTGGGGCTGGCATCAATACCGGCTATGCCATGGTGGGGAATACGGGCAGTGGCGATCGCCCGGACTACACAGCCTTAGGGGATACGGTGAATGAGGCCTTTCGATTAGAGACGATCACCAAACAAATCAGCCTTGACTTTGCCCTGGGAGAAACAACCTATCGCCTGCTGTCCAAGCTTCTCGGCCACCACAATATTTTCCAGCAGCATCAGGTCAGTTTAAAGGGCTATGAGTCTCCGATGCTAACCTATGCGGGTTCCTTTGAGGATCTCAGCAGCTTCATTGTCAACATGCTCGAGTTTCCCTGTGCCAGTGAATGGGTCGAGCTGTCCCAATTAGAGAACTTGGGAACCGCGAAGGAAACGGAGACTTATTATTCTTAA
- a CDS encoding FHA domain-containing protein — MQAVPHLILRTEFGDRYFPLVGGYYWTIGRSSDSNFVLIDRWISRNHAMLQYMETGEFLSD, encoded by the coding sequence TTGCAAGCTGTTCCTCATCTCATTCTTAGAACTGAGTTTGGCGATCGCTATTTCCCACTGGTTGGCGGTTACTACTGGACAATTGGCCGGAGTAGTGACAGCAACTTTGTGCTGATAGACCGCTGGATTTCCCGGAACCATGCCATGTTGCAGTATATGGAAACGGGGGAATTTTTATCTGATTGA
- a CDS encoding acyl-CoA thioesterase, whose amino-acid sequence MNNTATQFQPQLPPKPDLQSCSQGTSGDWFEYLVQAYPHHTDYAGVVWHGTYLTWMEEARVEYLHQLGIDFATLVGMGCDLPVVELSVRYHRPVRMGQTALVKARMADLEGVRILWDYQIQSPNASELYVSAQVTLVAVDREKGKILRQLPATIQSALAKR is encoded by the coding sequence ATGAACAATACGGCGACACAATTTCAACCCCAATTACCACCGAAACCTGATCTCCAAAGCTGCTCTCAGGGAACGTCCGGTGATTGGTTTGAGTATCTGGTTCAAGCCTATCCCCATCACACAGACTATGCTGGTGTAGTCTGGCATGGCACTTATCTCACCTGGATGGAGGAAGCCCGAGTCGAATACCTGCACCAACTGGGGATCGATTTTGCCACCTTGGTGGGAATGGGTTGTGATCTGCCCGTCGTTGAATTGTCGGTACGCTATCATCGCCCGGTACGGATGGGGCAGACTGCCTTGGTGAAAGCCCGGATGGCGGATTTAGAAGGGGTGAGAATTCTCTGGGACTATCAAATTCAGTCTCCGAACGCCTCAGAACTCTATGTCAGTGCCCAAGTGACCTTGGTGGCTGTGGATCGGGAAAAGGGGAAAATCCTGCGGCAATTACCAGCGACCATTCAATCTGCGCTGGCAAAGCGCTAA
- the psbM gene encoding photosystem II reaction center protein PsbM has translation MEVNDLGFVASILFVLVPSVFLLILYIQTGKQGS, from the coding sequence ATGGAAGTCAATGACTTAGGGTTTGTTGCCAGCATCTTATTTGTCTTGGTGCCAAGCGTCTTTCTATTGATTTTGTACATTCAGACGGGTAAGCAAGGAAGCTGA
- a CDS encoding 2Fe-2S iron-sulfur cluster-binding protein, translating to MANITFLKEGREVVAADGANLRLQALENGVDIYTFVGKMTNCGGYGQCGTCVVEIVEGAENLSPRSDFETRKLKKKPDTYRLACQVVVQGPVTVKTKP from the coding sequence ATGGCAAATATTACGTTTCTTAAAGAAGGCCGGGAAGTTGTGGCTGCGGATGGAGCTAACTTGCGACTGCAGGCCCTAGAGAATGGAGTGGATATCTACACCTTCGTTGGCAAAATGACGAACTGTGGCGGCTACGGTCAGTGTGGAACCTGTGTGGTTGAGATTGTGGAGGGTGCCGAGAATCTCTCGCCCCGCAGTGATTTTGAAACCCGTAAGTTAAAAAAGAAGCCAGATACCTATCGGTTAGCCTGCCAAGTTGTTGTCCAAGGCCCTGTGACGGTGAAGACGAAACCGTGA